CAATGATATCCAGGAGAAAAAGGAAGCCCTGGATATAATAATAGCCAAATATTCTAAAAAATCAGATGAATCTGCTGAAAAATCATTTGAATACTCTGATGAAGCCCTGAGCAAAGTTCTGGTGATAAAAGTGGAAGTAGAAGAAATCACTGGCAAAAAATCAGGATATTAAATTGGGGGGGGGGAGGGGGGCTGATTAAGATTAAGGATGGGTTTTTTAAAGTTTTAATTTAAATTTGGAGTTAAAGTGTACATATAAATAATTTAAGGAGTGGGATAACAGTGGAACGGTATAATTGTGGCTGGGAAAAACTGAAGGAAATTGATGGTGAAGCTGGAGAAGCAGTGGTTGAAAGTTTAAAAGACATAGCACCAGATTTGGCCAGGTACATTATTGAATTCTCCTTTGGAGATGTCTACTCCCGAAATGGAACCACCCTGAAAGAGAAGGAAATTGCAGTGGTGGCGGGATTAACTGCCATGGGAAACGCCGCCCCGCAGCTGAAGGTGCACATCCACGGAGCACTGAATGTGGGTGTTTCTACAGAAGAACTGGTGGAGGTTATACTCCAGATGTCATCATACAGTGGGTTTCCCAGTGCCATCAACGGGATCAACACTCTGAGGGAAGTTCTACAGGCGAAAAAGATTGACTTCCAGCCAGTACCCGAAAAACAGGAGGGGGATCGTTTCATCCGTGGGGTAGAATGGCTGGGTAAACTGGATCCAAACCAGGTTCAACTCCTAGAAGAGACCTTCCAGGACATAGCCCCTGATCTCATGGAATTTGTAGTAGGGTTTGGATACGGGGATATCTACAGTAGAAAGAATTTAGGCCCTAAATTGAGGCAAATTGCCACCATCGCCGCCCTCACCTGTATGGGCACAGCACAACCACAACTGGCCTTCCATATCAGGGCAGGTTTAAAGGTGGGTTTAACTAAAGATGAGATAATTGAAACCATCATACTCATGGTAGTTTATGCTGGATTTCCAGCGGCTATAAATGGTATAAATACGGCCAAAGAAGTATTTAACGACATTTAATACATGAATTTTTTTTATTGTACTTTAATTAATAACATATGGTATAATTATTATAATAAGTATGGTAATTTTCTAATTAAGAATATAACTACAAATGGGAATTAATCGCTCTCTCATAATTGTACTAATTAAAGGGCTAACTGTTGAATGGATGTGTTGCTTGACTGGGGATGTGTTG
The DNA window shown above is from Methanobacterium sp. and carries:
- a CDS encoding carboxymuconolactone decarboxylase family protein produces the protein MERYNCGWEKLKEIDGEAGEAVVESLKDIAPDLARYIIEFSFGDVYSRNGTTLKEKEIAVVAGLTAMGNAAPQLKVHIHGALNVGVSTEELVEVILQMSSYSGFPSAINGINTLREVLQAKKIDFQPVPEKQEGDRFIRGVEWLGKLDPNQVQLLEETFQDIAPDLMEFVVGFGYGDIYSRKNLGPKLRQIATIAALTCMGTAQPQLAFHIRAGLKVGLTKDEIIETIILMVVYAGFPAAINGINTAKEVFNDI